The following coding sequences are from one Cryptosporangium aurantiacum window:
- a CDS encoding TetR/AcrR family transcriptional regulator, with protein MARDGRTRLLTAALTLLDERGVVAVSAEDIRVAAGASVGSLYHHFPTGKPALVSAVLDEWLGRYRAESLAALTSASGHEAGIRAVVGHFLQWAEDHPAAARVLLRFEVDPPPERPLPATPEPDRGEGPTFLESVTTWLTTHGHPDATPTPIAVLLALWVGPAKEYTRGWLAGRSPHPPHEVAAPVADAAWQNVHRLRPAEGGPR; from the coding sequence ATGGCCAGGGACGGACGAACACGACTGCTCACGGCGGCGTTGACGCTGCTGGACGAGCGCGGCGTCGTCGCCGTGTCCGCCGAGGACATCCGGGTGGCCGCCGGGGCCAGCGTCGGAAGCCTCTACCACCACTTCCCGACCGGGAAGCCGGCGCTGGTCAGCGCCGTCCTCGACGAGTGGCTCGGCCGCTACCGCGCCGAATCGCTCGCTGCCCTGACCAGCGCGAGCGGGCACGAAGCCGGGATCCGCGCGGTAGTCGGACATTTCCTGCAGTGGGCCGAGGACCATCCCGCGGCCGCACGCGTCCTGCTGCGTTTCGAAGTCGACCCGCCTCCGGAGCGGCCGCTGCCGGCCACTCCGGAGCCGGATCGAGGTGAGGGGCCGACGTTTCTGGAGTCGGTGACTACCTGGCTCACCACCCACGGCCATCCCGACGCCACGCCTACGCCGATCGCCGTCCTCCTCGCGCTCTGGGTGGGCCCGGCGAAGGAGTACACGCGTGGCTGGCTGGCCGGTCGCAGCCCGCACCCGCCCCACGAGGTTGCGGCGCCCGTCGCCGACGCCGCGTGGCAGAACGTCCACCGTCTCCGACCGGCCGAGGGAGGCCCCCGATGA